A genomic window from Colletotrichum destructivum chromosome 7, complete sequence includes:
- a CDS encoding Putative zn(2)Cys(6) fungal-type DNA-binding domain, fungal transcription factor: MGNIGRPSGGCFACKKRKVKCDEGRPNCKRCLALKRDCPGYKNPWEVWHRQENTHAATLVQTRVTRKLRERQELVGLHSLPPRIHISPITCALNQFYGDYSRDAGVAFFSLLPTMSSATPAGCFHDALKATALASSSRQLNQPELMVQAIRLYSKAVTGLNEALQSPVISRDDSILVAMFVLGLFEVIAARPSQSRSVKAEASCHPHSEGGLAMLQYRSGVMVNGNIDKVILAFFSFVALSECFMTYPGDFLLWSKLRTLTAPTADGPCFEPLLCRAVEFKIVAEEMLTCNSLAAGSTTFTLLKSGMRIIEDLKTAAEHQLSQETPGNRTGFNGVVDVSLGSNALIASSLYLTVRLQVIDLMVRIINADNERTLVGDRLGAITMLGISDLEILRKYISTLLGFTQKGAADEPQSGRPLRAWFMLWPMVAVINSVIADDDTKLWAKDKLRWVGSDTGIGLITSMMGQTG, from the exons ATGGGAAACATAGGCAGACCGTCCGGCGGCTGCTTTGCCTGTAAAAAAAGAAAGGTCAAG TGCGATGAAGGAAGACCCAACTGCAAACGATGCTTGGCTCTGAAAAGGGACTGCCCGGGATACAAGAACCCCTGGGAAGTGTGGCACCGGCAAGAAAACACCCACGCAGCGACTCTAGTGCAGACCAGGGTCACGAGAAAGCTAAGGGAGAGACAAGAGCTCGTCGGGCTGCACAGTCTCCCTCCGCGAATACACATCAGCCCAATCACCTGTGCCCTAAACCAATTTTACGGAGACTATTCGCGGGATGCGGGAGTTGCGTTTTTCAGCCTTCTGCCGACTATGTCTTCAGCGACCCCTGCTGGCTGCTTCCACGACGCTCTGAAGGCAACGGCCCTAGCTAGCTCGTCTCGGCAGCTCAACCAACCGGAACTCATGGTTCAGGCGATACGACTGTACAGCAAGGCCGTGACAGGACTCAATGAGGCATTGCAAAGTCCGGTGATAAGCAGAGACGACTCGATTCTCGTGGCAATGTTTGTACTCGGGCTGTTCGAA GTGATCGCCGCACGACCATCCCAGAGCAGGTCTGTCAAGGCTGAAGCGAGCTGTCATCCGCACTCAGAAGGCGGGCTCGCGATGCTTCAATACAGATCTGGGGTCATGGTTAACGGCAACATCGATAAAGTCATCCTGGCGTTTTTCAGCTTTGTCGCG TTGTCAGAGTGCTTCATGACTTATCCTGGTGATTTCTTGCTATGGTCTAAGTTGCGCACGCTCACGGCACCCACTGCCGATGGGCCATGCTTTGAGCCCCTCCTTTGCCGGGCAGTGGAATTCAAGATCGTAGCCGAGGAAATGTTGACTTGCAACAGCCTGGCTGCTGGATCTACCACGTTCACCCTCCTAAAATCGGGCATGAGAATTATTGAGGATCTGAAGACCGCCGCTGAGCATCAGTTGTCGCAAGAGACCCCCGGCAACAGAACAGGCTTCAACGGCGTAGTTGATGTTTCACTCGGATCCAACGCCCTTATCGCGTCAAGTCTGTATCTTACAGTCAGGCTTCAAGTGATTGACCTCATGGTGCGAATTATCAATGCAGATAATGAACGGACTCTCGTTGGGGACCGGCTGGGCGCCATCACCATGCTTGGGATCTCGGACCTTGAAATACTACGCAAATACATTTCCACTCTCCTCGGATTCACACAGAAAGGTGCAGCCGACGAACCACAAAGCGGTAGACCTTTGCGAGCATGGTTCATGTTATGGCCCATGGTAGCTGTTATAAATTCCGTTATTGCGGATGACGATACCAAGCTATGGGCGAAAGACAAGCTTCGTTGGGTTGGTTCAGACACTGGCATAGGATTGATAACATCAATGATGGGACAAACCGGTTGA
- a CDS encoding Putative asparagine synthase, rossmann-like alpha/beta/alpha sandwich, nucleophile aminohydrolase: MCGISACLTLPPGHHFHTEALNGYANGTGVQNGIKTEEDFKASKDLRDQLSLSLDAISHRAGCKGCLGQRRRFWLGHCRLAINDLTPGGNQPIHGDEGTTHAVVSGEIYDHDRIRQDCKQMGYRFKGHSDSEVIFALYQAYGAPQFLEHLRGEFAFVLYDEVAERVILVRDRFGIKPLLWTIIRQPDGRSRLVAAPEAKAFLPLGWKPQWDVGAIVDGGWMQGGRSLFKGVRKLPPGHWMEVSKHGVMKLHQYWDADYKDKTEREMRSVDEMVLGLRKRLTEAIRLRLRADVPIGIYLSGGIDSSLVAGIVTHLIRNEGIKIGNKDATSRVICFTIEFPKESGFDESDIAERTAEHLGVQILKKQINEKELADNFADCAFHCEHHHFDLNCVGKFALSTLPNENGIKVVLLGEGANEHFGGYAFSPPDLLRESDLSKERVDNLGFVDYVQVENALARGFGEKADVKSFRMLIFVAAWVVLSERLGIPKAAPEDWLQITVEGQI; this comes from the exons ATGTGTGGcatctcggcctgcttgACTCTCCCACCGGGGCACCATTTCCATACCGAGGCACTCAACGGCTACGCGAATGGAACGGGTGTACAAAACGGGATAAAGACCGAGGAGGATTTTAAAGCCAGCAAGGATCTTCGGGATCAACTGAGCCTGAGCCTAGACGCCATCAGCCACCGAGCCGGATGCAAAGGGTGTCTGGGTCAGCGCCGACGGTTTT GGCTGGGTCACTGCCGCCTGGCAATCAATGACTTGACCCCAGGGGGGAACCAACCCATCCACGGTGATGAAGGCACAACTCACGCAGTGGTCAGCGGGGAGATCTACGACCACGATAGAATTCGCCAAGATTGTAAACAAATGGGCTATAGATTCAAAGGTCACAGCGACAGCGAAGTGATTTTTGCACTGTACCAAGCCTACGGCGCTCCCCAGTTCTTAGAACATCTCCGCGGAGAGTTCGCCTTCGTTTTGTACGACGAAGTCGCCGAAAGAGTCATCCTAGTACGAGACCGTTTTGGCATCAAGCCGCTTTTGTGGACAATCATTCGTCAGCCAGATGGCAGAAGCAGACTGGTTGCGGCCCCGGAAGCGAAGGCCTTTCTGCCCCTAGGATGGAAACCCCAATGGGACGTTGGTGCAATTGTCGACGGTGGGTGGATGCAGGGTGGGCGCTCGCTTTTCAAGGGCGTGAGGAAGCTACCACCGGGGCACTGGATGGAAGTTTCAAAACACGGCGTGATGAAACTGCATCAGTACTGGGATGCCGATTACAAGGACAAG ACTGAACGAGAGATGCGAAGCGTTGATGAGATGGTGCTGGGCCTTCGCAAACGGCTGACAGAGGCTATCCGGCTCCGGTTGCGTGCAGATGTTCCAATCGGCATCTATCTTTCTGGTGGTATCGACTCTTCACTGGTCGCCGGTATTGTCACACACCTGATCAGAAATGAGGGCATCAAGATCGGCAACAAGGACGCGACCAGCCGGGTCATCTGTTTTACCATTGAGTTCCCAAAAGAGTCCGGGTTTGATGAGTCTG ATATTGCGGAACGCACGGCGGAACATCTAGGCGTCCAAATTCTAAAGAAGCAAATCAacgagaaggaactggcgGACAACTTTGCCGACTGCGCCTTTCATTGCGAGCATCACCATTTCGACCTCAATTGCGTAGGGAAGTTCGCCTTGTCAACTCTGCCAAATGAAAACGGGATCAAAGTCGTCTTACTTGGAGAGGGTGCCAATGAACACTTCGGCGGCTACGCCTTTTCCCCCCCAGATTTGCTGCGGGAATCGGATTTGTCTAAAGAAAGAGTCGACAACCTGGGCTTCGTTGACTACGTTCAAGTCGAGAACGCCCTCGCCAGAGGCTTCGGTGAAAAGGCGGATGTCAAATCGTTCAGGATGCTGATTTTTGTAGCGGCTTGGGTAGTCTTGAGTGAGAGACTTGGTATTCCAAAAGCAGCCCCAGAGGACTGGCTCCAGATCACTGTGGAGGGACAGATTTAG
- a CDS encoding Putative CENP-V/GFA domain, Mss4-like superfamily protein, which translates to MHITNGTLTVSIQIQALCHCSECRKISGSAFGFNWVLASKDVEVTGTPKTFTTTAKSGNAVISHFCSDCGVTLWRDGPATKGMMYFKAGTLDDWKDQSSMAPFAEIFTSRRLSWVNAVPNAAQKSEME; encoded by the coding sequence ATGCATATCACGAACGGGACTTTAACTGTGTCGATACAAATACAGGCCTTGTGTCACTGCAGTGAATGCCGAAAAATCTCGGGAAGCGCTTTTGGTTTCAACTGGGTCCTCGCAAGCAAAGACGTCGAAGTCACTGGTACCCCGAAGACTTTCACGACCACCGCCAAGAGCGGGAACGCAGTCATCAGCCACTTCTGCAGTGACTGTGGAGTGACGCTTTGGAGGGACGGACCCGCCACGAAGGGGATGATGTACTTCAAGGCGGGCACACTGGATGACTGGAAGGATCAGAGTTCGATGGCTCCCTTTGCAGAAATCTTTACCTCGCGACGTCTTTCCTGGGTCAATGCTGTTCCGAATGCGGCCCAGAAGAGCGAGATGGAGTAG